The following proteins are encoded in a genomic region of Natronorubrum halophilum:
- a CDS encoding sulfatase-like hydrolase/transferase, which produces MADADTRPNVLFVLTDQERYDCTAPDGPPVETPAMDRLSSEGTRFSRACTPISICTSARASLMTGRFPHGHGMLNNSHEADAIRPNLPPGIPTFSERLADSGYECSYTGKWHVGRGKTPEDFGFSYLGGSDKHHDDIDDAFREYREERGVPLGEVDLEEELYTGDDPRDGSEGTFVAAKTPVDVEETRAWFLAERTIDAIEAHADGDGDSDDGAPFFHRADFYGPHHPYVVPEPYASMYDPDAIEPPESYAETYDGKPQVQANYLAYRGVDGLDWECWAEATAKYWGFVTLIDDQFERILEALEKYGLTEETAVVHASDHGDFIGNHRQFNKGPLMYDDTYRIPLQMRWPGVTEPGSVCDAPVHLHDLAATFLEMGNVGIPESFDSRSLVPLLEAGDDPKTVHEGWPDSTFAQYHGDEFGLYTQRMVRTDRYKYVYNGPDIDELYDLEADPAELQNLIDHPEYADVRREMRERLIEWMEETDDPNRGWVPDVLRNAS; this is translated from the coding sequence ATGGCCGACGCCGACACTCGTCCGAACGTCCTCTTCGTCCTCACCGACCAGGAGCGATACGACTGCACGGCTCCCGACGGGCCGCCGGTCGAGACGCCGGCGATGGACCGCCTCTCGAGCGAGGGAACGCGCTTCTCGCGGGCGTGCACGCCGATCAGCATCTGCACGAGCGCTCGCGCCTCGCTGATGACCGGCCGGTTCCCCCACGGCCACGGGATGCTCAACAACAGCCACGAGGCCGACGCGATCCGGCCGAACCTGCCGCCCGGGATACCGACGTTCTCGGAGCGACTGGCCGACAGCGGGTACGAATGTAGTTACACGGGCAAGTGGCACGTCGGCCGCGGAAAAACGCCCGAGGACTTCGGCTTCTCCTATCTCGGCGGCAGCGACAAACACCACGACGACATCGACGACGCCTTTCGCGAGTACCGCGAGGAGCGCGGCGTGCCGCTGGGCGAGGTCGATCTCGAGGAGGAACTCTACACCGGCGACGACCCCCGCGACGGCAGCGAGGGAACGTTCGTCGCCGCGAAGACGCCGGTCGACGTCGAGGAGACCCGCGCCTGGTTTCTCGCCGAGCGGACGATCGACGCGATCGAGGCGCACGCGGACGGTGACGGCGACAGCGACGACGGCGCGCCGTTCTTCCACCGGGCCGACTTCTACGGTCCTCACCACCCCTACGTCGTCCCCGAGCCCTACGCCTCGATGTACGATCCCGACGCGATCGAGCCGCCCGAGAGCTACGCCGAGACCTACGACGGGAAGCCACAGGTCCAGGCGAACTACCTCGCGTATCGCGGTGTCGACGGACTCGACTGGGAGTGCTGGGCCGAAGCCACCGCGAAGTACTGGGGATTCGTGACGCTGATCGACGACCAATTCGAGCGGATCCTCGAGGCCCTCGAGAAGTACGGGCTTACGGAGGAGACGGCGGTCGTCCATGCCTCCGACCACGGCGACTTCATCGGGAACCACCGACAGTTCAACAAGGGGCCGCTGATGTACGACGACACCTATCGGATTCCGCTGCAGATGCGCTGGCCCGGCGTCACCGAGCCCGGGTCGGTCTGTGACGCCCCCGTCCACCTCCACGACCTCGCGGCGACGTTCCTCGAGATGGGGAACGTCGGGATTCCAGAGTCGTTCGATTCTCGGAGCCTGGTGCCGCTGCTCGAGGCCGGCGACGATCCGAAAACCGTCCACGAGGGGTGGCCCGACTCCACGTTCGCCCAATATCACGGCGACGAGTTCGGCCTCTACACCCAGCGGATGGTCCGCACGGATCGGTACAAGTACGTCTACAACGGGCCGGACATCGACGAACTGTACGACCTCGAAGCCGATCCCGCCGAGTTGCAGAACCTGATCGACCACCCCGAGTACGCCGACGTGCGCCGCGAGATGCGCGAGCGCCTGATCGAGTGGATGGAGGAGACGGACGACCCGAATCGGGGCTGGGTACCGGACGTGCTGAGAAACGCGTCGTGA
- a CDS encoding desampylase gives MTDGSDPESGPALVVPAEIRDRILERARDSRPAEICGVFGGEYDPAPDGRSRVRSHYPAENVAETPRTRYRIDPEAQLEIFEALEGGAGEEIVGFYHSHPRGPPRPSATDAAQATWPDRSYLIVSLEPLEVGSWRWRKEGESGAFERERLVLG, from the coding sequence GTGACCGACGGGTCCGATCCCGAGTCCGGTCCTGCACTCGTCGTCCCCGCCGAGATTCGCGATCGGATCCTCGAGCGCGCCCGCGACAGTCGACCCGCGGAGATCTGTGGGGTCTTCGGCGGCGAGTACGATCCCGCCCCCGATGGTCGGAGCCGCGTTCGTTCGCACTACCCGGCCGAAAACGTCGCCGAGACGCCGCGGACGCGCTACCGGATCGATCCCGAAGCGCAACTCGAGATATTCGAAGCGCTCGAGGGAGGCGCCGGTGAGGAGATCGTCGGCTTCTATCACTCCCATCCGCGCGGCCCGCCGCGGCCGAGCGCGACCGACGCGGCGCAGGCGACGTGGCCCGATCGGTCGTACCTGATCGTCTCGCTCGAGCCGCTCGAGGTCGGTTCGTGGCGGTGGCGAAAAGAGGGAGAGTCCGGCGCGTTTGAGCGGGAACGGCTCGTTCTCGGGTGA